ATGCGACTACGGTCCTGACACGCAGGTTTCTCGGCTGGGGAACTCGTTATGGTAGACGGCGATGCATGTTCACTTCAAAACCCATTCATGGCTGGCATCACGACTTTAACACAGAGTGACTCAAAATATAGAAGGCTTCTTGACTAGCCTGATAGCCCTTTGCCTTGGTTGGAAAGGTGGCATCAAAACGTGCTGCGGCTTCTTTGTCATAACCCATCGCCGAGCTCTCGTGATAAGTCCACTTTCTGCCATCCAGTACATTTGGTTTGAGAACCTTCACGAGCATGGCAGTGGGCTGCGTGTTATTTGCCGCCCAGACATTGAACTTCTGGCAACTCTTAAACCCGCGCTCGACATAGTTGTCGGGATCGCCAAAAATCACGATGGTGTCGTAACCAAGTTCAACAGCTCGCTTCATGGACACTTCCATCAATTGCTTACCGAAACCTTGCCGTTGAAAGGCTGGATCAATGGCGACCGGACCAAATGTGAGAATCGTTTTCTCAACAACGGCTTCATCAATTAATTTAGCCTTGGTATACATAATATTGCCAATCACTTGTGCATTGCGTTCAAGCACAAGAGCCAGTTCAGGAACGAAATCGGCATGATCTCGAATGATATGCGCTAAATAATGTTCATCAGCGCCGGGGACATAAAGATTCCAGAAAGCATTGCGATGAATAGTTTCAACTTGTCGATAATCTGACGGTTGTTCAGGGCGAATCGTGGTTGTCATGGGGCCCTCCTTAAAAGGACATGATGATTAATAATGGCTTTGATCATTACTTCTAAAAAATATTAGATAAAAATATGTGGAACAAAAAGAATGATATATGCTTCATTTTACCTAGAGATGAAGGCTTGTAAATTTCGAATGAGCTTTGTTAAAAAGCGGTATAGTTGACACGAAGGCATGACGGAATCAGTTATTCTGATAGACTGATTGCAACACAGAAAAGGATAATGAGCGGTGGTATCGGATCAGAGAGGTGGTGGTGCGTATGGGGAAACCTATCAGCCACACATTGATGTGAAAGGTACACAAGCTTGTCTGTGGTCGCTGCATTAACGACGATCACGGCCTGCGTGGTTTCGTGCATGGTACTGGTGGTCGCCCTAACAAGGCTGGTCAAAGCCAGTACCAGACTGCTACTAGCAGTGGCCGAATTCCAACAGGCGCTCGACAAAGTTCGAGAAAAATAGGCAAACTAAAAGCCGCAGTCCTTCAGCTGGGATTTCGCGGCTTTTAGTTGCCTATTCTAGTAGCCATCGTTCATTGGATGGTTCTGTGAGGGCACTTTGCCCGGCCGTTGCGTTCCAGCGCAACGGCTTTTTCTGATTTCAGTATAGCATGACTTGTGAGTCTTTTTCTAGTGTATGAATCATTTTTGAGTACAGTGTAGGCAACATGTTGATCGAAGTCAGTATCAGGTTTCTGCGCGAGTGAAAGCGTTTTAGCAGTGGCCGAATTCCAACAGGCGCTCGACAAAGTTCGAGAAAAATAGGCAAACTAAAAGCCGCACTTCCTTCGCTGGGACTTCGCGGCTTTTAGTTGCCTATTCTAGTAGCCATCGTTCATTGGATGGTTCTGTGAGGGCATTTCTGCCCGGCCGTTGCGCTGACACGCGGCGGCTTTTTCTGTTTCAAGAATAGCATGACTTGTGAGTCTTTTTCTAGTGGAGAAATCATTTTAAGCACGGCGAACGCAATCCGTTGATATCAAGTTCAGTATCAGGTTTCTGCGTCAGTTGACACTTGCCTGCTAGCGGTTCCAAATAAAACATGATATACTCCCTTTACAATCGAATAGAAACATTTGGGGTGCTGTAAAGCTGAGATGATACCCATGGAACCTGATGCAGTTAGGACTGCCGCAGGGAAATGTCGAAGAAGTGAATCGTTCTGTAACGATGCTTGTTTGTGTTTTCATGGGCCCCACCAAATTTTGGTGATGGGTCCTTTTTTGAACATGAATAGGTGTTGGCGTGATTGGTAATGATTCGCGTTTTTAGCCCCCGTCTGTCTTTATTTGAGGAAAACGGGGGTTATTTTGATGGATAAATGGTCTTTGCGCGATGTGGTTTTGCTGGCGTTTTTAGCCTTCCTCTTCGGCGGTGTTTTCATGGGTGCCGATGCAATTTATGCCGTTGTAGCAGCTGCTTTGACACCGCTGGGTTATGCACCGTTTGCCAATGAATTGTTGTTTGGCATGTGGGTGATGGCGGCGCCGATGACGACGATGCTGTTGCGAAAAAAAGGCAGTTCAATTTTAGGCGAATGTTTCGCTGCTTTAGCGGAGATGCTTTACGGGTCGTACTTTGGCCCAGCAGTCTTGCTTTCTGGATTTGTTCAAGGTTTGGGCAGCGAGGCCGGCTTTATGGTGACACGTTATCGGCGTTATGACGTCGTGAGTCTTTTGTACGCAGCGATTGGGACCACGGTGTTCAGTTTTACCTACGAGTATTTCAAACTTGGATACGGCGCTTACAGTCTTGGCATGATTTTGGCGCTTGTGGTGGTTCGCTTGTTGTCAGTGATCTTTTTCGGCGTTGTGCTGGTCCAACTCGTTCTGAAACTTTATGAACAGGCGGCTGGTGCCAAGCACTTGGCTAGCAGGTAGCGGCAAATGAGTATTGTGTTAAAAGCGATACGGTTTCATCGCGAGACGGATTTGTTTACGGACTTGAATTTTGAATTTCCAACAGGAGCACTAACCGTTTTAACCGGTGATAGCGGCAGCGGGAAGTCGACTTTGCTCAGTTTGATCGCGGGATTTGCAGCGATGCCATACGAAGGCACTATTTTGCTGAATGGTCATGATGATCGGAACGCCGCGATGCAAGTCAAAGCACAGCATGTTGGCATGATGTTTCAAAACCCTGACCAGCAGTTTACGATGCGAACCTTGAGCGGTGAGTTGTCTTTTGCCTTGGAAAATCTGAATTTACCGGTTGCTGAAATTCAGCGGCGCTTTGCCCAGGCGGTTGCCCTTGGGGAGACTCAGGCATTGCTGGATCGTGACTTGAGTACCTTATCAGGCGGTGAAAAGCAGCGCGCGGCGTTAACGGTTTTGCTGGCGATGGATGCACCGATTTTGCTACTGGACGAGCCGTTTGCCAGCATTGATCCGACAAGTCGCCATCTGCTAATTGGAAAATTAGGGACGTTACGTGATCATGGCAAAACAATTGTGATCGCAGAGCATGACCTGACAGATTATGCCGATGTGGCAGATCAACTGGTTGCCTTGAAAAATGGCGAGCTAAGTCGGCTACCACTCGCAACGCTGACCACGCTACCGACGCATTTTAACCTCACGCAACCACGGCAGGCGACCAATAAAATCTTCCATCTGGAAAACGTTGTCTGCCAGCAAAATCACCATATCTTGCTTCAAGCACCGAGTTGGGATTTTAACGATGGCATCACCACCCTGACTGGGGCCAATGGGAGTGGCAAGTCCACCTTATTGCGATCGATGGTGCAGCGCCATCCTTATCAAGGCCGTATGTTCCTTGGTCAACAACGCTTGCGTCGCCGGAAACGACTTTATCAAACTATGACGCTGGCCGTGCAAGACGCGGCAAAACAATTCGTGACGTTGACGCTGGCTGATGAGCTAGCGTTTGGGCCGGCGTTACCGGCTGCGGTGCGGGAAAAACAGCAAGCCGCATTAGCTTATCTTGGACTAGCAGAAAAGCAGACCACTAGTCTTTACCAGTTGAGTGAAGGCCAGAAAAAGATGGTTCAGTTGATGACGATGCTGAGCTTAGATTTGTCATTTTTACTACTAGATGAACCATTTAGCGGCTTGGATGATCGCGCCTGTCAGTACTTTGCCGCATGGATTAAGGCTAAGTCGGCCACGCAAGCGTTTTTGATTGTGACGCATCGATTGGCACCGTTAGCTGGCATTAGCCAGCAACAGGTTTTGCTAGCCAATCACCGGTTGCAGGTTGTGCAGGGGTGACGTGATGGCACAGAAGAAGACAGATGCACTCAACTTGAGCCTCTTGATTCTAGCCTTAACGCTAGAGATTTCGGTTAGTCACGCGGTGAAGCTAAATGTCGCGTTGATCGTGTTAGCACTGGGTTTTCTTGGGTGGCGGCGAGCCTTTAGAAGCTTGATCGTGTTACTGCTGCTGCCGTTGATCCCAGCCGCGAGCAGCTATTGGGCCATCACGCTTCATGGAACAGACACATCTTATGCGCTGTTACTGTTTGTCCGAACA
This genomic window from Lacticaseibacillus paracasei subsp. paracasei contains:
- a CDS encoding ABC transporter ATP-binding protein, whose translation is MSIVLKAIRFHRETDLFTDLNFEFPTGALTVLTGDSGSGKSTLLSLIAGFAAMPYEGTILLNGHDDRNAAMQVKAQHVGMMFQNPDQQFTMRTLSGELSFALENLNLPVAEIQRRFAQAVALGETQALLDRDLSTLSGGEKQRAALTVLLAMDAPILLLDEPFASIDPTSRHLLIGKLGTLRDHGKTIVIAEHDLTDYADVADQLVALKNGELSRLPLATLTTLPTHFNLTQPRQATNKIFHLENVVCQQNHHILLQAPSWDFNDGITTLTGANGSGKSTLLRSMVQRHPYQGRMFLGQQRLRRRKRLYQTMTLAVQDAAKQFVTLTLADELAFGPALPAAVREKQQAALAYLGLAEKQTTSLYQLSEGQKKMVQLMTMLSLDLSFLLLDEPFSGLDDRACQYFAAWIKAKSATQAFLIVTHRLAPLAGISQQQVLLANHRLQVVQG
- a CDS encoding GNAT family N-acetyltransferase, with translation MTTTIRPEQPSDYRQVETIHRNAFWNLYVPGADEHYLAHIIRDHADFVPELALVLERNAQVIGNIMYTKAKLIDEAVVEKTILTFGPVAIDPAFQRQGFGKQLMEVSMKRAVELGYDTIVIFGDPDNYVERGFKSCQKFNVWAANNTQPTAMLVKVLKPNVLDGRKWTYHESSAMGYDKEAAARFDATFPTKAKGYQASQEAFYILSHSVLKS
- a CDS encoding ECF transporter S component; amino-acid sequence: MDKWSLRDVVLLAFLAFLFGGVFMGADAIYAVVAAALTPLGYAPFANELLFGMWVMAAPMTTMLLRKKGSSILGECFAALAEMLYGSYFGPAVLLSGFVQGLGSEAGFMVTRYRRYDVVSLLYAAIGTTVFSFTYEYFKLGYGAYSLGMILALVVVRLLSVIFFGVVLVQLVLKLYEQAAGAKHLASR